In Plodia interpunctella isolate USDA-ARS_2022_Savannah chromosome 1, ilPloInte3.2, whole genome shotgun sequence, one DNA window encodes the following:
- the LOC128675128 gene encoding uncharacterized protein LOC128675128 isoform X2, with translation MSNVKGNQTTEINESNGNVKHDPTRVGWVKFDDESAQTNIPKNHVSEGVPTTANSTSAEINLNQAPAILNTESVHVNLERGDRNIEPVTLSTLSKNVEFNNVHRGFCNGDTIVTLLPVNSQWPWVTPARFRPELVPEELMAQGLTLTVEEYVHAMELLVNDGRFTMYNICYKRVLVCWVSVAFIVLLSLLFSGLTGLILFSLGVLWLILNAAAIFLCMWIKLRLSKGMEKCMATVNRLLNKHKLILALDDRGKISCHKVNLCFIYFDSGPCIAHIQQFIESEEGKSIMQGWEQRLDVTVNDIVIQGSQSTRLSRKQERATLLYLRYVARWGAYAIKNRLNLSSTVPGRHGPKYVCPCQFIEEHLQTKPPAGIAKFFTLPNQNVQLY, from the exons atgAGTAATGTGAAAGGTAATCAAActacagaaataaatgaatccAATGGCAACGTCAAGCACGATCCGACTAGAGTCGGTTGGGTGAAATTTGATGACGAATCTGCACAAACAAATATCCCTAAGAATCATGTATCTGAAGGAGTACCCACTACTGCAAATTCTACTTCCGCAGAAATCAATTTGAATCAAGCACCTGCAATTTTGAATACAGAATCAGTACATGTGAACCTTGAACGTGGAGATCGAAATATAGAACCTGTAACTCTTAGCACTTTGTCAAAGAATGTTGAGTTTAATAACGTTCATCGTGGATTTT GTAATGGTGACACTATAGTGACACTGCTACCAGTCAATAGCCAATGGCCATGGGTGACACCAGCTCGATTTCGTCCAGAGCTAGTGCCAGAGGAACTAATGGCACAGGGACTTACT ctCACTGTGGAAGAGTATGTCCATGCTATGGAACTACTTGTGAATGATGGCAGATTTACTATGTACAACATTTGCTACAAACGTGTGCTGGTTTGCTGGGTCAGTGTAGCATTCATAGTGTTGCTGTCCCTGTTATTTTCTGGACTCACAGGCCTGATACTGTTCTCACTAGGAGTTTTATGGTTGATACTTAATGCAGCtgccatatttttatgtatgtggATCAAATTGAGACTTTCAAAAGGCATGGAAAAATGCATGGCTACTGTCAACAGATTGCTCAATAAACACAAGTTAATACTTGCTTTAGATGATAGAGGAAAAATATCATGCCACAAAGTGAACTTgtgtttcatatattttgattcGGGGCCATGTATTGCTCATATCCAACAATTCATCGAAAGCGAGGAAGGCAAGTCCATAATGCAAGGCTGGGAACAGAGGCTTGATGTCACGGTCAATGATATAGTTATCCAAGGAAGTCAGTCAACAAGACTGTCTAGGAAACAG GAGAGGGCGACGCTGCTGTACCTACGGTATGTGGCTCGGTGGGGGGCGTACGCcattaaaaatagattgaaTCTCAGCAGCACAGTGCCGGGGCGCCATGGACCAAAATATGTCTGCCCATGTCAATTCATAGAAGAACATCTGCAAACAAAACCTCCGGCGGGCATCGCAAAATTCTTCACTTTGCCCAATCAAAATGTCCagttatactaa
- the LOC128675128 gene encoding uncharacterized protein LOC128675128 isoform X1 — MSNVKGNQTTEINESNGNVKHDPTRVGWVKFDDESAQTNIPKNHVSEGVPTTANSTSAEINLNQAPAILNTESVHVNLERGDRNIEPVTLSTLSKNVEFNNVHRGFCNGDTIVTLLPVNSQWPWVTPARFRPELVPEELMAQGLTLTVEEYVHAMELLVNDGRFTMYNICYKRVLVCWVSVAFIVLLSLLFSGLTGLILFSLGVLWLILNAAAIFLCMWIKLRLSKGMEKCMATVNRLLNKHKLILALDDRGKISCHKVNLCFIYFDSGPCIAHIQQFIESEEGKSIMQGWEQRLDVTVNDIVIQGSQSTRLSRKQGMAEQVYLRYLQRWGKDFLRRRLDWTLEEEGGNPTAPRHLTNALCPCQYVEEILRNKEPKDTRACCPCCNNWLRRRGLD, encoded by the exons atgAGTAATGTGAAAGGTAATCAAActacagaaataaatgaatccAATGGCAACGTCAAGCACGATCCGACTAGAGTCGGTTGGGTGAAATTTGATGACGAATCTGCACAAACAAATATCCCTAAGAATCATGTATCTGAAGGAGTACCCACTACTGCAAATTCTACTTCCGCAGAAATCAATTTGAATCAAGCACCTGCAATTTTGAATACAGAATCAGTACATGTGAACCTTGAACGTGGAGATCGAAATATAGAACCTGTAACTCTTAGCACTTTGTCAAAGAATGTTGAGTTTAATAACGTTCATCGTGGATTTT GTAATGGTGACACTATAGTGACACTGCTACCAGTCAATAGCCAATGGCCATGGGTGACACCAGCTCGATTTCGTCCAGAGCTAGTGCCAGAGGAACTAATGGCACAGGGACTTACT ctCACTGTGGAAGAGTATGTCCATGCTATGGAACTACTTGTGAATGATGGCAGATTTACTATGTACAACATTTGCTACAAACGTGTGCTGGTTTGCTGGGTCAGTGTAGCATTCATAGTGTTGCTGTCCCTGTTATTTTCTGGACTCACAGGCCTGATACTGTTCTCACTAGGAGTTTTATGGTTGATACTTAATGCAGCtgccatatttttatgtatgtggATCAAATTGAGACTTTCAAAAGGCATGGAAAAATGCATGGCTACTGTCAACAGATTGCTCAATAAACACAAGTTAATACTTGCTTTAGATGATAGAGGAAAAATATCATGCCACAAAGTGAACTTgtgtttcatatattttgattcGGGGCCATGTATTGCTCATATCCAACAATTCATCGAAAGCGAGGAAGGCAAGTCCATAATGCAAGGCTGGGAACAGAGGCTTGATGTCACGGTCAATGATATAGTTATCCAAGGAAGTCAGTCAACAAGACTGTCTAGGAAACAG GGTATGGCAGAGCAGGTGTACCTGCGTTACCTGCAGCGGTGGGGCAAAGACTTCCTCCGGCGCCGGCTCGACTGGACCCTCGAGGAGGAAGGCGGAAACCCCACGGCGCCGCGACATTTAACCAATGCGCTCTGCCCTTGTCAATACGTTGAAGAAATATTGCGGAATAAAGAACCAAAAGATACGCGCGCCTGTTGCCCCTGCTGCAACAATTGGCTCAGGCGACGCGGTCTCGATTGA
- the LOC128671188 gene encoding FAD-dependent oxidoreductase domain-containing protein 1-like has product MIPRIIHNYIRFPTGSFRSYSNEVNPFTRTWRIISSDIPDFFGLRKKPTIYPTHADIVIIGGGFIGSATAHALKARTGVGLSVVVLEKDLTYKEAINNISHGTLIRNCSLPENIELSAYGAEFLRNSRTNLGADVDIQYTPSGFLLLASERFAEKLEQNASQQREMGLKNEIISVNEIQERFPWINTADIKLGSICLENEGVFNSWSFLKGLVKKSQELGAIYVDAEVTGFEIEQQRDVLMEGIAPGSFEKINRVLYKTPDNEEHAIKFAACILAAGSQSGEIAKLAKIGVNDGLLALPLPIEERKYGIYSIQDEEGKAALNTPLIMDTSGVWLRRNGLENNLLCGHVPFGNENSRKISEEEFYNTIIEPSLNNRFPMTKEKKAKLLTTEIQDYNTYDETGILGPHPYHNNLYIAAGFGKYGCQHAPGIGRAITELIIDSHYTTIDLTRLGFDRILIGEPLIEFDVY; this is encoded by the exons ATGATTCCAAGAATAATTCACAATTATATTCGTTTCCCAACCGGTTCATTTCGAAGTTACTCAAACGAAGTTAATCCGTTTACGAGAACATGGAGAATAATATCTAGTGATATACCGGATTTTTTTGGATTGAGAAAAAAACCTACAATCTACCCAACCCATGCAGACATAGTGATAATTGGTGGTGGGTTTATAGGCTCTGCCACTGCCCATGCCCTGAAAGCTAGGACTGGCGTGGGTTTATCTGTAGTCGTCTTAGAAAAAGATTTAACA TATAAagaagcaataaataatatttcccaCGGGACACTCATTCGGAATTGTTCATTGCCAGAAAACATTGAACTATCTGCTTATGGTGCAGAATTTTTGAGGAACTCAAGAACAAATCTGGGGGCAGATGTAGATATTCAATACACACCTAGTGGTTTTTTACTGTTAGCCAGTGAAAGATTTGCAGAGAAACTAGAACAAAATGCTTCACAACAGAGAGAAATGGGattgaaaaatgaaatcatATCTGTTAATGAAATTCAAGAACGATTTCCATGGATAAATACTGCTGATATTAAACTTG GTAGCATATGCCTTGAAAATGAAGGGGTTTTCAATTCATGGTCATTTTTAAAAGGTCTTGTTAAAAAGTCACAAGAACTTGGAGCTATATATGTAGATGCAGAAGTAACAGGTTTTGAAATTGAACAACAACGTGATGTATTGATGGAAGGGATTGCACCTGGctcatttgaaaaaataaatagagtattatataaaacaccAGATAATGAAGAGCATGCTATCAAATTTGCTGCTTGTATCTTAGCTGCAGGCAGTCAATCGGGAGAAATTGCAAAACTGGCTAAAATTGGAGTAAATGATGGTCTCTTGGCATTACCACTACCAATAGAAGAGAG aaaatatggcatttattcaattcaagATGAAGAGGGAAAGGCAGCTTTAAACACTCCACTAATAATGGATACAAGTGGAGTATGGTTGAGAAGGAATGGTTtagagaataatttattatgtgggCATGTTCCTTTTGGCAATGAGAACTCAAGAAAAATATCAGAggaagaattttataatacaatcaTAGAACCTTCTTTGAATAACAGATTCCCTatgacaaaagaaaaaaag gcaAAACTGTTAACAACTGAAATACAAGATTACAACACTTATGACGAGACTGGTATTTTAGGACCTCATCcttatcacaataatttatatatagctGCTGGATTCGGCAAAtacg gTTGTCAACATGCTCCAGGTATAGGCAGAGCAATCACTGAATTAATAATCGACAGTCACTATACAACAATAGACTTAACAAGATTAGGGTTTGATAGAATATTAATAGGGGAACCACTGATTGAATTTGatgtatattaa
- the LOC128671192 gene encoding calcium load-activated calcium channel: protein MWSDSLLIVFISICTAFLGEGLTWILVYRTEKYQKLKVEVERQSIKLEKRKEAHGDSLDKHHKKKIEREEERLKNNNRDLSLVKMKSMFAIGFAFTALLSMFNSIFDGRVVAKLPFYPISWIQGLSHRNLPGDDYTDCSFIFLYILCTMSIRQNIQKLLGFAPSRAASKQGGALFAAPPAQFK from the exons aTGTGGAGTGATTCATTATTGATTGTTTTCATATCAATTTGTACAGCATTTCTCGGTGAAG GTTTGACTTGGATATTAGTCTATAgaactgaaaaatatcaaaaactgAAAGTAGAAGTTGAGAGACAaagtataaaat TGGAAAAACGCAAAGAAGCTCATGGAGACTCCCTAGATaaacatcataaaaaaaagattgaacgagaagaagaaagattaaaaaataacaacagaGATCTTTCATTAGTTAAAATGAAGTCTATGTTTGCTATTGGCTTTGCTTTTACTGCACTTCTCAGCATGTTTAATAGCAT CTTTGATGGAAGAGTTGTAGCAAAACTCCCTTTTTATCCTATATCCTGGATTCAAGGATTAAGTCACAGGAATCTGCCAGGAGATGATTATACAGATTGCTCCTTTATATTTCTGTACATTTTGTGTACAATGAGcataag gcaaaatattcaaaaacttTTGGGATTTGCACCATCTCGAGCAGCTTCGAAGCAAGGTGGAGCACTTTTTGCTGCACCGCCAGCTCAGTTCAAATAG